A DNA window from Campylobacter lari contains the following coding sequences:
- a CDS encoding HrcA family transcriptional regulator: protein MKSYSKKDLILKTIIETYLEDNNPVGSNELNHKVSIPASTIRVYFKKLSDEGVLTQLHISSGRIPTFSAMKAYWYEQLCEDEIVINDLALLEFLLDKFEIYTLVYGGDELILQDITKVNDKFIILDFGQNELVLRFSQDSLVFLQRLIGLDLKSIENLAFRVEFKELLEKITMLKEAMVYYRYNESKAYQIYQNDEFAKLLSPQIGFYFNDKLQFDPLFEEGFMGLKLKSTFLGKESNVVFAGSVYSDFKTMLNIIKEAA, encoded by the coding sequence GTGAAGTCTTATAGTAAAAAAGATTTAATTTTAAAAACTATCATTGAAACCTATCTAGAGGATAATAACCCTGTGGGTTCTAATGAGTTAAATCATAAAGTTAGCATACCTGCTTCTACCATAAGAGTTTATTTTAAAAAATTAAGTGATGAAGGTGTATTAACGCAACTTCATATTAGCAGTGGTCGCATACCAACTTTTAGTGCTATGAAGGCTTATTGGTATGAGCAACTTTGCGAAGATGAGATTGTGATTAACGATCTTGCATTGTTGGAGTTTTTGCTTGATAAGTTTGAAATTTATACCTTAGTTTATGGTGGCGATGAGCTTATTTTGCAAGATATTACCAAGGTTAATGATAAATTTATCATACTTGATTTTGGACAAAATGAGTTGGTTTTAAGATTTAGCCAAGATAGTCTGGTTTTCTTACAAAGACTTATAGGGCTTGATCTAAAAAGTATTGAAAATTTAGCTTTTAGAGTTGAGTTTAAAGAGTTATTGGAAAAAATAACTATGCTAAAAGAAGCTATGGTTTATTATAGATATAATGAGAGTAAAGCTTATCAAATTTATCAAAATGATGAATTTGCTAAGCTTTTATCTCCTCAAATTGGATTTTATTTTAACGATAAATTGCAATTTGATCCTTTATTTGAAGAGGGTTTTATGGGATTAAAGCTTAAGAGTACATTTTTAGGCAAAGAATCTAATGTGGTTTTTGCCGGTAGTGTGTATTCTGATTTTAAAACAATGTTAAATATTATAAAGGAGGCTGCGTGA
- the grpE gene encoding nucleotide exchange factor GrpE: MSEEKQNEQMQEEAVENSENQNNELEKLQAEYNELKDTYLRANAEFENIKKRMEKEKISATIYANESFAKDLLDVVDALEAAINVEANDELSLKIKEGVQNTLDLLLKKLEKHMVKAIEANGEFDPNLHEAMFHVESADHESNHIVQLLQKGYMMNDRVIRSAKVSVAK, translated from the coding sequence GTGAGCGAAGAAAAGCAAAATGAGCAAATGCAAGAAGAAGCAGTGGAAAATTCAGAAAATCAAAACAATGAATTAGAAAAACTTCAAGCAGAGTATAATGAGTTAAAAGATACTTATTTAAGAGCAAATGCTGAATTTGAAAATATCAAAAAAAGAATGGAAAAAGAAAAAATTTCAGCAACAATTTATGCAAATGAAAGTTTTGCTAAAGATTTGCTTGATGTAGTTGATGCATTAGAGGCGGCTATTAATGTAGAAGCTAATGATGAATTAAGTTTGAAAATAAAAGAAGGGGTTCAAAACACTTTAGACTTGCTTTTGAAAAAACTTGAAAAACATATGGTTAAAGCAATAGAAGCAAATGGTGAGTTTGATCCAAATTTACATGAAGCGATGTTTCATGTTGAAAGCGCCGATCATGAAAGTAATCATATTGTCCAACTTTTACAAAAGGGCTATATGATGAATGATAGAGTAATTAGATCAGCAAAAGTTAGTGTTGCAAAATAA
- the dnaK gene encoding molecular chaperone DnaK has product MAKVIGIDLGTTNSCVSVYERGESKVIPNKEGKNTTPSVVAFTDKGEVLVGDSAKRQAVTNPEKTIYSIKRIMGLMINEEAAKEAKNRLPYHITERNGACAIEIAGKIYTPQEISAKVLMKLKEDAEAFLGEKVEDAVITVPAYFNDAQRKATKEAGQIAGLNVLRIINEPTAAALAYGLDKKESEKIVVYDLGGGTFDVTVLETGDNVVEVLATGGNAFLGGDDFDNKLIDFLANEFKDETGIDLKNDVMALQRLKEAAENAKKELSSANETNINLPFITADASGPKHLTKTLTRAKFESMIDGLVAETISKINEVVKDAGLDKSEVKEIVMVGGSTRVPLVQEEVKKAFGKELNKSVNPDEVVAIGAAIQGAVIKGDVKDVLLLDVTPLSLGIETLGGVMTKIIEKGTTIPTKKEQVFSTAEDNQSAVTINVLQGEREFSRDNKSLGNFNLEGIPPAPRGMPQIEVTFDIDANGILTVSAKDKATGKAQEIKITGSSGLSEEEINNMVKDAELHKEEDRKRKEAVEARNAADSLVHQVEKSLSELGDKVGDDDKANIQKALDELKETLKNANASKEEIEGKMKALSEVSHKLAENMYKKEEPNAQKKKDDDVIDAEVE; this is encoded by the coding sequence ATGGCAAAAGTTATAGGTATAGATTTAGGTACAACAAATTCTTGTGTGAGTGTATATGAAAGAGGTGAGAGTAAAGTTATCCCAAATAAAGAAGGTAAAAACACTACCCCTTCAGTAGTTGCTTTTACAGATAAAGGTGAAGTTTTAGTTGGAGATAGCGCTAAGCGTCAAGCTGTGACTAATCCTGAAAAAACTATTTATTCCATAAAAAGAATCATGGGTTTGATGATTAATGAAGAAGCAGCAAAAGAAGCTAAAAATCGCTTACCTTATCATATCACAGAGAGAAATGGGGCTTGTGCGATTGAAATAGCAGGTAAAATTTATACTCCACAAGAAATTTCAGCAAAAGTTTTAATGAAATTAAAAGAAGATGCAGAAGCTTTCTTGGGCGAGAAAGTAGAAGATGCGGTTATTACTGTTCCTGCGTATTTTAATGATGCACAAAGAAAAGCTACAAAAGAAGCAGGACAAATTGCAGGATTGAATGTATTAAGAATTATTAACGAACCAACTGCAGCGGCTTTGGCTTATGGACTTGATAAAAAAGAAAGTGAAAAAATTGTAGTTTATGATTTAGGTGGTGGTACATTTGATGTTACTGTGCTTGAAACAGGTGATAATGTTGTAGAAGTTTTAGCAACAGGCGGTAATGCATTTTTAGGCGGTGATGATTTTGATAATAAATTAATTGACTTTTTAGCAAATGAGTTTAAAGATGAAACAGGTATTGATCTTAAAAACGATGTAATGGCTTTACAAAGATTAAAAGAAGCAGCTGAAAATGCTAAAAAAGAATTAAGTTCAGCTAATGAAACTAATATTAATTTACCATTTATCACAGCTGATGCAAGTGGTCCAAAACACTTAACTAAAACTCTAACAAGAGCTAAATTTGAAAGTATGATTGATGGTTTAGTTGCTGAAACTATTAGTAAGATTAACGAAGTAGTAAAAGATGCAGGGCTTGATAAAAGTGAAGTAAAAGAAATCGTTATGGTGGGTGGTTCTACTCGTGTTCCACTAGTACAAGAAGAAGTTAAAAAAGCCTTTGGAAAAGAGCTTAATAAATCAGTAAATCCTGATGAAGTTGTTGCAATAGGTGCGGCAATTCAAGGTGCGGTTATTAAAGGTGATGTTAAAGATGTATTATTGCTTGATGTTACTCCGCTTTCTTTAGGTATTGAAACTTTAGGTGGTGTGATGACTAAAATCATCGAAAAAGGTACAACTATACCAACTAAAAAAGAGCAAGTTTTCTCAACTGCTGAAGATAATCAAAGCGCAGTTACTATCAATGTTTTACAAGGTGAGAGAGAATTTAGCCGTGATAATAAATCTTTAGGAAATTTCAATCTTGAAGGAATTCCACCAGCACCTCGCGGTATGCCACAAATTGAAGTAACTTTTGATATTGATGCAAATGGTATTTTAACAGTTAGTGCAAAAGATAAAGCTACAGGTAAGGCTCAAGAGATTAAAATCACAGGTTCAAGCGGACTAAGTGAAGAAGAAATCAACAATATGGTAAAAGATGCAGAGCTTCACAAAGAAGAAGATAGAAAACGCAAAGAAGCAGTAGAAGCTAGAAATGCTGCTGATAGCTTGGTACATCAAGTAGAAAAATCTTTAAGTGAGCTTGGAGATAAAGTAGGCGATGATGATAAAGCAAATATTCAAAAAGCTTTAGATGAGTTAAAAGAGACATTGAAAAATGCTAATGCTTCTAAAGAAGAAATCGAAGGCAAAATGAAAGCTTTAAGTGAAGTTTCTCATAAATTAGCAGAAAATATGTATAAAAAAGAAGAACCAAATGCTCAAAAGAAAAAAGACGATGATGTAATCGATGCTGAAGTTGAGTAA
- a CDS encoding DNA/RNA non-specific endonuclease, translating into MKKVLTLCVLALSSFAYTQYELHPSFKAYFKDCSLLMDKYYYINCYDYNYKGTKAIAYKLEAKILNQGHIKKRPKFKDDTNIPKKYRTYWEDYLRSGYTRGHVVPNQSMNATPQAQLSTFLMSNITPQKKDINAEIWNEIEQRERYLAKKNKELEVLNLVLYDDKPKRIKNNIAIPSFYIKILKAKNFTECYKVPNNDNFARFDRNYFKEDCKKYID; encoded by the coding sequence ATGAAAAAAGTTTTAACACTTTGTGTCTTAGCTTTAAGCTCTTTTGCTTATACTCAATATGAATTACATCCTAGCTTTAAAGCTTATTTTAAAGACTGCTCTTTATTGATGGATAAATATTATTATATTAATTGTTATGATTATAATTATAAAGGCACTAAGGCAATTGCTTATAAACTAGAAGCTAAAATTTTAAATCAAGGGCACATCAAAAAACGCCCAAAATTTAAAGATGATACCAATATTCCTAAAAAGTATAGAACTTATTGGGAGGATTATCTAAGAAGTGGTTATACAAGAGGGCATGTCGTACCAAATCAATCCATGAATGCAACCCCACAAGCCCAACTTAGTACTTTTTTAATGAGCAATATCACTCCGCAAAAAAAAGATATTAATGCAGAAATTTGGAATGAAATCGAACAAAGAGAAAGATATTTAGCAAAGAAAAATAAAGAATTGGAAGTCTTAAATTTAGTACTTTATGATGATAAGCCAAAACGCATTAAAAACAACATAGCCATTCCTAGTTTTTATATCAAAATTCTTAAGGCTAAAAATTTCACTGAATGTTATAAAGTGCCAAATAATGATAATTTTGCAAGATTTGATAGAAATTATTTTAAGGAAGATTGTAAAAAATATATTGATTAA
- a CDS encoding GatB/YqeY domain-containing protein: MSLKDQILEDIKEAMRNKDDFKRNTLRTLNASFKQIEVDERITLNDERIYKIIASEIKKRNEAALAFSKGSREDLAQKELQEVAILSAYLPKQLSDEELESELKKLIEKLQISSLKEQGILMKEAKTAFGASVDGKRLNKMVRKLLA, from the coding sequence ATGAGTTTAAAAGATCAAATTTTAGAAGATATCAAAGAAGCTATGCGTAATAAAGATGATTTTAAAAGAAATACTTTAAGAACGCTTAATGCTAGCTTTAAACAAATAGAAGTTGATGAGAGAATCACACTTAATGATGAAAGAATATATAAAATCATTGCGAGTGAGATTAAAAAACGAAATGAAGCTGCACTTGCTTTTAGCAAAGGTTCTAGAGAAGATTTAGCACAAAAGGAACTCCAAGAAGTAGCTATTTTAAGTGCTTATTTACCAAAACAACTTAGCGATGAGGAATTAGAAAGTGAGCTAAAAAAACTTATAGAAAAACTACAAATTAGCTCTTTAAAAGAACAAGGTATTTTGATGAAAGAAGCTAAAACAGCTTTTGGTGCAAGCGTTGATGGTAAAAGACTTAATAAAATGGTAAGAAAGCTTTTAGCATGA
- a CDS encoding Ppx/GppA phosphatase family protein — translation MLGIDMGSNTLRAVLMDENFNKLKSEEFIIGAAKNMQNDTISDEAIERIFSALKILKEKNYNLSQAKAVATAAFRKAKNTKLIFEKIQKEFKLDIKLIDAKTEAKLSVLGMQERLKALKLFRKDLSYCDLGGASCEISNDKFSKSYDFGIISFYERMHFKAIKPSVYVRFFKKYPQNLVRIKDEKLKIHLSPYPAHLKQLALKAFNLSKDIKLKGNFFILNSGVPTTLCAYKQNIKYKDYLEESVNGKILKRKDFFDFALKIWNLEQEKAKIYLGENRKKYLIAGSMILFALFNKQKLIVIDDGVREGVCIAHFKNIKF, via the coding sequence GTGCTAGGTATTGATATGGGTTCAAATACATTGAGAGCTGTTTTGATGGATGAGAATTTTAATAAATTAAAAAGCGAAGAATTTATCATAGGAGCAGCTAAAAATATGCAAAATGACACCATTAGTGATGAAGCTATAGAAAGAATTTTTAGCGCTTTGAAAATCTTAAAAGAAAAAAATTATAACTTAAGTCAAGCTAAAGCAGTCGCCACAGCTGCTTTTAGAAAAGCAAAAAATACTAAGCTTATTTTTGAAAAAATTCAAAAAGAATTTAAACTTGATATAAAATTAATCGATGCAAAAACCGAAGCAAAACTAAGCGTTTTAGGTATGCAAGAGCGTCTTAAAGCTCTTAAACTTTTTAGAAAAGACTTAAGTTATTGTGATTTGGGCGGTGCTTCTTGTGAAATTTCAAATGATAAGTTTAGCAAAAGTTATGATTTTGGAATCATTAGTTTTTATGAAAGAATGCATTTTAAAGCCATAAAACCAAGTGTTTATGTAAGATTTTTTAAAAAATATCCACAAAATCTTGTGCGTATTAAAGATGAAAAATTAAAAATTCATCTAAGCCCCTACCCTGCGCATTTAAAGCAACTTGCCTTAAAAGCTTTTAATCTTAGTAAAGATATAAAATTAAAAGGAAATTTTTTCATACTAAATTCAGGAGTACCTACCACACTTTGTGCTTATAAACAAAACATAAAATACAAAGATTATCTAGAAGAAAGTGTAAATGGCAAAATACTCAAACGCAAAGATTTTTTTGATTTTGCATTAAAAATTTGGAATTTAGAACAAGAAAAAGCTAAAATTTATCTTGGAGAAAATAGAAAAAAATACCTCATAGCAGGCTCAATGATACTTTTTGCTTTATTTAATAAGCAAAAGCTCATTGTGATTGATGATGGTGTTAGAGAAGGTGTGTGTATAGCACATTTTAAAAATATCAAATTTTAA
- a CDS encoding pyridoxine 5'-phosphate synthase, which produces MLLGVNIDHIAVLREARKVNDPDLLEAAILSANLADQITIHVREDRRHANEFDLENILKYCKCVVNLECSIDMIEYALKYKPSRVTLVPEKRQELTTEGGLNLDNEKLQEAINVLKQEQIEVSLFIDPNLEDIKKSSSLNADFIELHTGLYANIYNALYTNINQTSYALPELILSKNELKKLLENELQRLRQSASLAKSLNLRVAAGHGLNYKNVKNIVDILEIEELNIGQSIVARSVFVGLEKAILQMKALIKR; this is translated from the coding sequence ATGCTTTTAGGGGTTAATATCGATCATATAGCAGTTTTAAGAGAAGCTAGAAAAGTAAATGATCCTGATTTACTTGAAGCTGCTATTTTGAGTGCAAATTTAGCTGATCAAATCACTATCCATGTAAGAGAAGATCGTCGTCATGCTAATGAGTTTGATTTAGAAAATATCTTAAAATATTGCAAGTGTGTAGTGAATTTAGAATGCTCTATTGATATGATAGAATATGCTTTAAAATACAAACCCTCGCGCGTTACTTTAGTACCTGAAAAAAGACAAGAGCTTACAACAGAAGGTGGTTTAAATTTAGACAATGAAAAACTACAAGAAGCTATTAATGTTTTAAAGCAAGAGCAAATCGAAGTTTCTTTATTTATTGATCCTAATTTAGAAGATATCAAAAAATCATCTTCTTTAAATGCTGATTTTATAGAGCTTCATACAGGCTTGTATGCTAATATTTATAATGCACTATATACTAATATCAATCAAACTTCTTATGCATTGCCTGAATTAATTTTAAGTAAAAATGAACTCAAAAAGCTTTTAGAAAATGAACTCCAAAGATTAAGACAAAGTGCAAGTTTGGCTAAGAGTTTAAATTTAAGAGTAGCAGCTGGTCATGGGCTTAATTATAAAAATGTAAAAAATATTGTAGATATTTTAGAAATAGAAGAGTTAAATATAGGCCAAAGTATAGTAGCAAGATCGGTTTTTGTGGGCTTAGAAAAAGCTATATTGCAAATGAAAGCTTTGATTAAAAGATGA
- the pdxA gene encoding 4-hydroxythreonine-4-phosphate dehydrogenase, whose amino-acid sequence MKKIAISIGDLNGIGMQILLSCHDELVKICDPYYFVHYELFQKANKLLKINPKSKINLVEISNALKPQFTFKEEKENFLIYEFSYQANKIIDFDFELNPANLDAKSGVYSFLSFEGASYCTHLFLDALVTLPINKKTWQMGGVSYKGHTEALRDFFKQDAIMMLGCDELFVALYTEHMPLRDVYKEIKAFKLAKFLINFYQCTLFEKIGVLGFNPHASDNGVIGGEEEQEIKKAIRMANVFLKDHALNLQNLENEYFLSQKEKEFSYKENIFLSEPLVADSAFTPFALSKCKYLVSMYHDLALAPLKALYFDKSINASLNLPIIRTSVDHGTAYDRAYKNEKINLQSYMQAVKSALQFLQIKEKNK is encoded by the coding sequence ATGAAAAAAATTGCTATTAGCATAGGGGATTTAAATGGCATAGGTATGCAAATTTTATTATCTTGTCATGATGAGCTAGTAAAAATTTGTGATCCTTATTATTTTGTGCATTATGAATTATTTCAAAAAGCAAATAAACTTTTGAAAATAAATCCTAAATCTAAAATCAATTTAGTTGAAATTTCTAATGCTTTAAAACCACAGTTTACCTTTAAAGAAGAAAAAGAAAATTTTTTAATTTATGAGTTTTCATATCAAGCTAATAAAATTATTGATTTTGATTTTGAGTTAAATCCTGCAAATTTAGACGCTAAAAGTGGAGTTTATTCTTTTTTAAGTTTTGAAGGAGCTAGTTATTGCACGCATTTATTTTTAGATGCTTTAGTAACTTTACCGATTAATAAAAAAACTTGGCAAATGGGGGGAGTGAGCTATAAAGGTCATACTGAAGCACTAAGAGATTTTTTCAAACAAGATGCTATTATGATGTTAGGATGTGATGAGCTTTTTGTGGCTTTATATACTGAACATATGCCTTTAAGAGATGTTTATAAAGAGATTAAGGCTTTTAAGCTTGCGAAATTTTTAATTAATTTTTATCAATGCACTTTATTTGAAAAAATTGGAGTTTTGGGTTTTAATCCTCATGCAAGCGATAATGGCGTAATAGGTGGAGAGGAAGAGCAAGAAATAAAAAAGGCCATAAGAATGGCAAATGTATTTTTAAAAGATCATGCATTAAATTTACAAAATTTAGAAAATGAATATTTTTTAAGTCAAAAAGAAAAAGAGTTTTCTTATAAGGAAAATATTTTTTTAAGTGAGCCTTTAGTGGCCGATAGTGCTTTTACTCCTTTTGCATTAAGTAAATGCAAGTATTTAGTCAGTATGTATCATGATTTAGCTTTAGCACCTTTAAAAGCTTTATATTTTGATAAAAGCATTAATGCGAGTTTAAATTTACCCATAATTCGAACTAGTGTTGATCATGGAACAGCTTATGATAGGGCTTATAAAAATGAAAAAATAAACTTACAAAGTTATATGCAAGCAGTAAAATCTGCTTTACAATTTTTACAAATCAAAGAAAAAAATAAGTAA
- a CDS encoding inorganic phosphate transporter: protein MSKDNTIAFFIFIVSVLCFFVWGYNYIPNNSMILFILASVFGIFMAFNVGGNDVANSFGTSVGAKTVTIKQALIIAAVFELSGAVFAGGEVTNTIRSGIVVLPDSVDPMVFVCVMLSALLSSGIWLFIATKKGLPVSTTHSIIGGIVGSSIAMGFVFFDQDQAFSMVNWNGIYKIAMSWVISPLLGGLVAYLIYAYIYKKILQPSALINMQIKEIKKEKKEFKENFFINLKNKSQEEQIKELSAIVLDDDEKRSEYKLKIKELKEKEKNIDVFSKMKFHVPLVAGIAALIIASMFLFKGLNKVSTLDMVQNLWIVSIISIFAYIVTLAVVRLMKKTEVNKTIEKIFSWFQIFTASSFAFSHGANDIANALGPFAAILDVLKNNTINPSSPVPFAVMLMFGIALVIGLWFLGKEVIQTVGSKLAEIKPTTGFSAELGASIVILLATQLGIPVSSTHILIGAILGIGVFNKDAKWGMMKPIGLAWVITLPVAGILSSIIFVIFVNIIL from the coding sequence TTGAGTAAAGACAATACCATTGCATTTTTTATTTTTATTGTAAGCGTTTTGTGTTTTTTTGTTTGGGGTTATAATTACATTCCTAATAATTCCATGATATTATTTATTCTTGCTAGTGTATTTGGAATTTTTATGGCCTTTAATGTTGGCGGTAATGATGTTGCAAATTCATTTGGCACTAGCGTGGGAGCTAAGACAGTTACTATCAAGCAAGCTTTAATTATTGCAGCAGTATTTGAATTAAGTGGGGCTGTGTTTGCAGGTGGGGAAGTAACTAATACTATAAGAAGTGGTATAGTGGTTTTACCAGATAGTGTTGATCCTATGGTGTTTGTATGTGTTATGCTTTCAGCTTTGCTAAGTTCAGGTATTTGGTTATTTATAGCAACAAAAAAAGGACTTCCAGTTTCTACTACTCATAGCATTATAGGTGGTATTGTAGGTTCAAGTATAGCTATGGGGTTTGTATTTTTTGATCAAGACCAAGCTTTTTCTATGGTAAATTGGAATGGTATTTATAAAATAGCTATGAGTTGGGTTATTTCTCCTTTACTTGGTGGACTTGTGGCGTATTTAATTTATGCTTATATTTATAAAAAAATACTTCAACCTTCGGCTTTGATTAATATGCAAATAAAAGAAATTAAAAAAGAAAAAAAGGAGTTTAAAGAAAATTTTTTTATCAATTTAAAAAACAAAAGTCAAGAAGAGCAAATTAAAGAATTAAGTGCCATTGTTTTAGATGATGATGAAAAAAGAAGTGAATATAAGTTAAAAATTAAAGAATTAAAAGAAAAAGAAAAAAACATAGATGTTTTTTCTAAAATGAAATTTCATGTTCCTTTGGTTGCAGGGATAGCTGCTTTAATAATAGCGTCAATGTTTTTATTTAAAGGTTTAAATAAAGTTTCTACTTTAGATATGGTGCAGAATTTATGGATAGTTTCTATTATTTCTATTTTTGCTTATATAGTTACTTTGGCTGTTGTAAGATTGATGAAAAAAACTGAAGTAAATAAAACTATAGAAAAGATTTTTTCGTGGTTTCAAATTTTTACTGCTTCTAGTTTTGCTTTTTCGCATGGAGCTAATGATATAGCTAATGCTCTTGGGCCATTTGCTGCGATTTTAGATGTGCTTAAAAATAATACCATTAATCCAAGTTCGCCAGTGCCATTTGCTGTAATGCTTATGTTTGGTATAGCTTTGGTTATTGGACTTTGGTTTTTAGGTAAAGAAGTTATTCAAACTGTTGGTTCAAAACTAGCAGAAATTAAGCCAACAACAGGCTTTAGTGCTGAACTTGGTGCAAGTATTGTTATACTTTTAGCAACTCAACTTGGAATTCCAGTTAGCTCAACCCATATTTTAATTGGTGCTATTTTAGGTATAGGGGTGTTTAATAAAGATGCTAAATGGGGTATGATGAAACCTATTGGCTTAGCTTGGGTTATTACTTTACCAGTTGCTGGAATTCTTTCAAGTATTATTTTTGTAATTTTTGTAAATATAATCTTATGA
- the mnmH gene encoding tRNA 2-selenouridine(34) synthase MnmH: MYKEVDFENFLKFNFDLLIDVRSPKEYKLAHIKSAQNYYALNDNEFEEIGTLYKKNKGLAKAKGASYICKNMSEHINKLYQNYKIGSLVGIYCARGGKRSKAIALILAELGYRVVRLEGGYKAYRSYVSEFFKKDLNIEFLCLCGNTASGKSDLIETLNNALNLEKLANHQGSSFGKIYGEQPSQKAFEDKLFYFLKDYTHKTCFIEAESRQIGNLTIPLNLYNSMQKAKKIWCECDINLRIQRALKNYTPMDKKVFYQCVEKISPYISKDFKIKLCKNYEEDNLELCVKMLFEYYDKVYKKPAKIDYFINSSNLNEAKKYLMSLNS; this comes from the coding sequence ATGTATAAAGAAGTTGATTTTGAAAATTTTTTAAAATTTAATTTTGATCTTTTAATTGATGTAAGAAGTCCCAAAGAATACAAACTTGCTCATATAAAATCTGCGCAAAATTACTACGCACTAAATGATAATGAATTTGAAGAAATAGGCACACTTTATAAGAAAAATAAAGGCTTAGCTAAAGCAAAAGGTGCAAGTTATATTTGTAAAAATATGAGTGAACATATTAATAAACTTTATCAAAATTATAAAATAGGTTCTTTGGTGGGAATTTATTGTGCAAGAGGTGGTAAAAGATCAAAAGCTATTGCTTTAATCTTGGCTGAACTTGGTTATAGAGTTGTAAGATTAGAAGGTGGATACAAGGCCTATAGAAGTTATGTGAGTGAGTTTTTTAAGAAAGATTTAAATATTGAGTTTTTATGTCTTTGTGGTAATACAGCAAGTGGTAAAAGTGATTTAATCGAAACTTTAAATAATGCTTTAAATTTAGAAAAACTAGCTAACCACCAAGGATCAAGTTTTGGTAAAATTTATGGAGAACAACCAAGCCAAAAAGCCTTTGAAGATAAGTTGTTTTATTTTTTAAAAGATTATACTCACAAAACTTGTTTTATAGAAGCTGAAAGCAGACAAATTGGAAATTTAACTATCCCGCTAAATTTATATAATAGTATGCAAAAAGCTAAGAAAATTTGGTGCGAGTGTGATATAAATTTACGCATTCAAAGAGCTTTAAAAAACTATACTCCAATGGATAAAAAAGTATTTTATCAATGTGTTGAGAAAATCTCACCCTATATCAGTAAAGACTTCAAGATAAAACTTTGTAAAAATTATGAAGAGGATAATTTAGAACTTTGTGTAAAAATGCTTTTTGAATATTATGATAAAGTATATAAAAAACCTGCAAAAATTGATTATTTTATAAATAGCTCTAATTTAAATGAAGCTAAAAAATATCTTATGAGTTTAAACTCATAA
- a CDS encoding HIT family protein yields MEYLYAPWRDVYFNNKDKNFCPFCHCKYKLNEDEKLGVIFRAKECFGIMNKYPYSPGHFMIIPYDHLENIEDLNNDTWLEISHFVRIGVKILKENFHAKGVNIGMNLGSAAGAGIAPHCHYHLIPRWQGDTNFITTIGQTRVCGSDLEKVYTTLCKAFKDYV; encoded by the coding sequence ATGGAGTATTTATACGCACCTTGGAGGGATGTTTATTTTAATAATAAAGATAAAAATTTTTGCCCTTTCTGTCATTGTAAGTATAAACTCAATGAAGATGAAAAACTTGGGGTAATTTTTAGAGCTAAAGAATGTTTTGGCATTATGAATAAATACCCTTATAGTCCGGGTCATTTCATGATTATCCCTTATGATCATTTAGAAAATATAGAAGATTTAAATAATGATACATGGCTAGAAATTAGCCATTTTGTGCGTATTGGAGTTAAAATTTTAAAAGAAAACTTTCATGCTAAGGGTGTTAATATAGGTATGAATTTAGGCAGTGCAGCAGGAGCTGGCATAGCGCCGCATTGTCATTATCATTTAATCCCAAGATGGCAAGGGGATACAAATTTTATCACTACCATAGGACAAACTAGAGTTTGTGGGAGTGATTTGGAAAAAGTTTATACCACTTTATGCAAAGCTTTTAAAGATTATGTATAA